A region of Scleropages formosus chromosome 2, fSclFor1.1, whole genome shotgun sequence DNA encodes the following proteins:
- the ythdf1 gene encoding YTH domain-containing family protein 1 yields MSTTSVDPQRSKAQASKVQNGSLHQKETVHDSDFEPYLTGQSNQSNSYQSMTDPYLSSYYAPSISFPYPLSEAPWSTGGDPPIPYLTPYGPLSNGDHHFMHDTVFGQPGGLGSNIYPHRFNFFPENPAFSTWGPSGSQGQQTQSSAYGSSYSYPPSSLGGTLVDGQTGFHNDTLNKAPGMNSIDQGMLGLKIGGDVTSSAVKTVGSVIGGSVVGNGSATIGMPPAKPASWAAIASKPAKSQLKTKVKPGSALPGGALPPPPIKHNMDIGTWDNKGPVSKGAPPIQLPPHPQQQPLQSPQSLAQQQMQVGAMPPPLQPPLQAYHNHSQAPPPQTRWVAPRTRNLGYGQAGSTDSSASSSGSNGGPTTCGLGPGGDSHPVLEKLRAAHSYNPKDFDWNIKVGRVFIIKSYSEDDIHRSIKYSIWCSTEHGNKRLDAAFRAMNGKGPVYLLFSVNGSGHFCGVAEMRSPVDYGTSAGVWAQDKWKGKFDVNWLFVKDVPNSQLRHIRLENNDNKPVTNSRDTQEVPLEKAKQVLKIIATYKHTTSIFDDFSHYEKRQEEEEVVRKNFEPAPIQNRSRLDQERQNRRPKSSSIFAPFS; encoded by the exons AGTAACAGCTATCAATCCATGACTGACCCTTACCTGTCGAGTTACTACGCCCCATCAATTAGTTTTCCATACCCTCTGAGTGAGGCACCATGGTCCACTGGTGGAGACCCTCCCATCCCTTACCTGACTCCTTATGGACCTTTGAGCAATGGAGACCACCATTTTATGCATGATACAGTTTTTGGACAGCCAGGGGGACTGGGTAGTAACATCTACCCACACAGATTTAACTTCTTCCCTGAGAACCCTGCATTTTCCACCTGGGGTCCTAGTGGATCCCAGGGCCAGCAGACTCAGAGCTCAGCGTATGGCAGCAGCTATAGCTACCCTCCCAGTTCTCTAGGGGGCACTCTGGTAGATGGGCAGACAGGATTTCACAATGACACTTTAAACAAGGCCCCGGGAATGAACAGCATAGACCAAGGTATGTTGGGGCTTAAGATTGGGGGCGATGTGACAAGCTCCGCCGTGAAGACAGTGGGCTCTGTTATTGGTGGCTCTGTGGTGGGCAATGGAAGTGCTACCATCGGTATGCCGCCAGCCAAGCCTGCGTCCTGGGCAGCCATTGCTAGCAAACCAGCCAAGTCACAGCTCAAGACCAAGGTTAAGCCAGGGTCAGCACTGCCAGGAGGAGCTCTACCGCCACCCCCCATCAAACACAACATGGACATCGGAACCTGGGACAATAAGGGCCCTGTTAGCAAGGGGGCTCCACCAATACAGCTGCCCCCTCACCCTCAGCAGCAACCCCTGCAGTCACCACAGTCACTGGCACAGCAACAGATGCAAGTTGGTGCCATGCCTCCCCCACTCCAGCCACCACTGCAGGCTTACCACAACCACAGTCAGGCCCCACCCCCTCAAACACGCTGGGTGGCTCCTCGCACCCGCAATCTGGGGTATGGTCAGGCCGGCAGCACTGACAGTAGTGCCTCCTCCAGTGGGAGCAATGGAGGCCCTACCACTTGTGGGCTTGGTCCCGGTGGAGATTCACACCCAGTCCTTGAGAAGCTCAGGGCCGCTCACAGTTACAACCCCAAGGACTTTGATTGGAACATAAAGGTGGGCCGTGTGTTCATTATCAAGAGCTATTCAGAGGACGACATCCATCGCTCTATCAAGTACTCCATCTGGTGCAGTACGGAGCATGGCAACAAGCGGCTGGATGCTGCTTTTCGGGCCATGAATGGCAAAGGCCCGGTCTACCTACTTTTCAGTGTCAATGGCAGCGGCCACTTCTGTGGTGTGGCTGAGATGCGCTCGCCCGTGGACTATGGCACCAGTGCTGGAGTGTGGGCACAGGACAAGTGGAAGGGCAAGTTTGATGTTAACTGGCTCTTTGTCAAGGACGTGCCCAACAGCCAGCTACGGCACATCCGTCTAGAGAACAACGACAATAAGCCAGTCACCAACTCCCGGGACACACAGGAGGTGCCTCTGGAGAAGGCCAAGCAAGTGCTCAAAATTATTGCCACTTATAAACATACCACCTCCATCTTCGATGACTTCTCTCATTATGAGAAGcggcaagaggaggaggaggtggttcGCAAG AACTTTGAGCCAGCTCCCATCCAGAACCGCTCACGCCTGGATCAG GAACGCCAAAATCGAA GACCCAAGAGCAGCAGTATTTTTGCCCCGTTTTCCTGA